From the genome of Bacillus sp. V2I10:
CTTACCCCTGTAAGGATATGACTTATTTTTACTTGTATCTTGGTCATACCCCTACCCAGAATTTAGTAACATTGAGGTTCGATTCTCTTTCTAATAAATTCCTCTCTTATTCAAGAAAATGGCCCTTTAACTAAAGAAGAATGAAAATCGAATCCTCCACAATCCTGCCCTTTAATTCAATAACATTTTTTTCAAAATTCCGTGATTTGAGCAATCGCTTTATTCCACAATCTGGCCCTTATGTAGAAGAACTTCAGTATCCGCTTACTCTGTTAAACTGCCCTTTACCTTAATAAGAAGAGGCGACACTTTGTTAAGCAATCGCCCCCGATTGTGGAATATCGTTTATGTTATCTTATCGAAGAATAGCGCCCGATTGTTGAATACTAGCAGCGTGAGAAATGTATTGAAGAAGTGACTGAGTTATGGTAAACATGGAAAACCTTTTACAACAGATAAAATCAATGAAGTGACAAATATGATGAACAGACTCAATTTACGTAATATTCCACTCAAACAAAATGTTACCGTTGAAATGATTCAGGAATACGTAAATAAATTAATAAAATGGTGTTCATCTCAAAAAAGCGAACACTGTCGCTGTTCGCTTTTTTTAAAATTATTTAGCCTTTTTTACTTCTTCCATTAAGTTTCTGACGAAATTATCATCTTGTACAAGCCATGCTGAATATTTTCTTTTTAAGAACTTTTCTGCTTCTTCAAAACTTGGGTGGGTCTGTTCCGTTATTGTTTTATTTTTTTCAATCCCCCATTCCCCATTTTCTAAAGGATATATAAGATAGATCTCGTCACTTCTGTTTTTATACATGGTACCAAAAGTGGATTCTTTTACATTATATCGATTTTTTTTCGCATCTTCTGGTAACGGTTCAAGATGATAGGTATCAATTACGAATTGCTTGTAGGCATCTTCTGTTAAGGTGCAGCCGGATGCTTTTGCATGTCCCCCGCCACCGAATTGTGCAGCAACATCAGACACATCAATATGATCGTGGATTGTTCGAAAACCCATTCGTTTGCCGCCAATATTTAATATGGCTATATAATCTAGGTGCGGGTTTTCTTTACCGAGTTCATTCCCGAGTTCTGAGTGATACGATTCCGCATAAACCACACCCACAAAAAGTCCTCCAACCTCTGTTTGAACGAGCTCCCTTCTTTTCCTGCGAATATATCTGTCAATTTTATTTTCTTCCATATCAAGGATTTTTGTTTCAAATTCATCAAAGTAGAAATGATCACTCGTTTGCAGCCGGGAAATCATTTTTTCTTCAAATTGATCTATTGAGAGAAGAAAAAATAATGCATTCAGTCGCTGTGCATGGTGGTTTTCATTTTTCTCCCACTCCCACGTATCGTATTGTCTTACGAGTTCAACAAATTCCGCTGTTGCGTCTGATGGCTCCATTAGTTGATGAGATATGAGGAATTCATATAATAAGGAAGTAGCTGAAGTTAACTTCCCTTCCTCACCCTCCACCACAACATGCCCCCACTTATAATCATTATAACGGAGAGCCGTTTTATGGTGATCAATCAACTTAACCTTTCCCCCTGCTTGAAAGAATTCTTCCAGTCTTTTTTCATTTTCTTCACTTACGGACAAATCTGTAATAAATAAGAAAGTATCCTTACCCTCATTTTCTAAGAACCATTCCACTTCACGATTAAGACCTGAAATAGAATTGTAGCGTACTTTGACCTGCTCGCCAAAAGAAAGTTTTGCTAAAATACCGCAGCCAACTCCATCGAGATCATTATGAGATAACAGTTTATACATATTCTTCACCTCAAAAGATAGTATAGGTTTAACTATTGATTAACATGTAAATAAAAAAGCTGACTCAAGGTCCTCCCTTCAAGTCAGCTTTAATGATTTATATAGTTTCTTCACTTTCCCGCCCAATTGTTAATATGGCTTTCCATCAAAATCCCCCTAAATCGATTCTTCACTTATTCCGCAATTGTGCCGATTATTTGAAGAAGGAAAAAGCTGGAGATCACCTGGCTGATCTCCAGGTATCGAGCCCGATACTTTAAACACACACTTTCACAATCTTCAATACATAATAAGAAAGATGGGAATTAATCCTTTTTGCATTGCATTATGGATTAATTATTTCAACTTTACAAACTGGAGTTTGACATCCTACTTTGTTGTAATGTTACGATATACCATCAGATTAATTGCATTTAATATAATGGTAACGATAAGAAGAACTGTTGCCGCGAACGCCACAGTATAAATTGTGTCCATAAGAGCACCCCAATCCTCAATCTTTACGAGATGATAGTTATAGAAGATCTGGAAACATAGCGAAATAGCACAAGCACTGATGCTCATAATGGAAAGAACTACCCAATTCTTATGGTTATTCTTTTTAGATCGCATGAGATTAACAACTGGAAGCGTTCAAGCAATTAGTCCAAGCACGAGACTCCAAGATTAAGTAAACTAACCATGTTTAATTCCCCCTTTTTTTGTTTCTTAATTCTTGTTCAGCAATTCAATTCTGCTTCGTTAATTTAATTACCATCTATTCCTAATTTCAGCATAAATGACAAACCACGTTGTTCAACAATCTGGCCCGATTGTTGTAAAGAAACAATACTCACTCTTCCACAATCCTGCCCGATTGCTGAACAAGAAAAAATCTTGTACATTATTTAAATTTATTTCAAATCCACATTTACTAATGCTTTTTCATTTATACATTTAGATTACTCATTTGTCTTCTATGTTTCAAAACTCGTCCTTTTCTGAACACGCTTCTTTTTGAAAGGGGCTTTTTTATTGTCTTAAGTGTAATAAAACCCTGTTCACTATTCTATGTTCAATAACCTTTTTATTTTTATCTTATGTTACAATGAAATCAGAGTAAAAATGAGAAAGAGTGATAATTGGTGTTAATTGGATATGCACGTGTGTCGACAGGATTACAAAATTTGAATTTACAAACAGATGCGCTAACGCAACATGGTTGTACGAAAATTTATCACGATAAGATGAGTGGGACAAAAAAACAACGTCCCGGTTTAGAGGAAGCACTTCAGTATGCACGTGAAGGCGATACAATTGTCGTTTGGCGATTGGATCGACTAGGACGTAACATGCAAGATTTGATTCAAATTGTCAACAGCTTAAATGAACGAGGTGTTGGCTTTCATAGTTTGCAAGAAAACCTAACAATGGACAAAAGCAATGCAACGGGGCAATTGATGTTTCACTTATTCGCAGCGTTTGCAGAATTTGAACGTAACCTGATCGAGGAACGCTCGGTTGCAGGACGAGCAGCTGCAAAAGCGCGTGGGCGTCTAGGTGGGCGCCCAGAGAAGCATGGACCAAAAGATATTGAAATGATGAAAGCTTTAATTGAAAGTGGTACACCGATTAAAGATGTTGCGGAAAAGTGGGGCGTGTCTCGCACGACGATTTATCGTTATTTAGAAAAACAGTAAACCGGAAGTAATGAAGAAACCCAGCTAATCTTCTCATGGTAGCTGGGTTTTAAAGTTGGATGTGCAAAATAACACTTAAAATAAGTGCAAAATATCTCCATCCTCACTATTTCGGGATATGTCAAGTGACACTCCGATTATTGGATTCTAACAATATTATAAAATCACAAATAGGGTTTATTCTATTGGAATGTTAACTTAACAGATGTTTTTAATTTAGTAATAGACATATGGGTACGTTTTTTTAAAAGGAAATCGTATAGAAATGTTGAATTGAGTAGATGAAAAGACAACATGGAAGGAAAAAACACTTTTTTATCTACTAAAATTATTTTATATGGAGGTTATGTTCATGAGTAAAAAAGTACTGATTGTTACTGGGGATGCTGTAGAGGCGCTTGAAATTTTTTATCCATATTATCGGTGTCTTGAAGAAGGATTTGACGTAACGATTGCTTCACCTTCTGTAAAAAAACTACAAACAGTAAGTCACGACTTTATAGAAGGAATGGAAACATATGTAGAAAAACCTGCATATGGCATTGATTCTCAAGTAGCTTTTGCTAATGTTAATCCCTCGCAATATGACGGGTTGATTATTCCTGGAGGACGAGCACCTGAATATATTCGTTTAGAGGAATCGTTACCGAAAATTGTCCGTCACTTCTTTGAGGAAAATAAGCCAGTAGGTGCTATCTGTCATGCGGCACAAGTGCTTACTATTGTACCGGATTTGATGAAAGGCCGGGAGTATACAGCATATATTGCTTGTAAACCTGATGTGACTGCATGTGGCGCTACATATATTGATGAAACATTACACACACATCAAAACCTTGTTTCTGGTCATGCGTGGCCAGATCTACCTGGGTTCATGCGTGAATTTATTAATTTACTAAAATAAGATGAGTTTCCCAAGGATATCTTGGTACAAAAAGCAGCAAATCTAAATGTTAGGTGGTACCTCATTAGAAAATTTAAAAGATAAGTATTATTTACATATTTCATGAGGATTTATTGTCGTAGAATAGTTCTTTCCAAGTTTAATGGAAAGGTAAAAATATATACTCGACACAGATCCACGATGGCAAAATTAGTGTTTCAGACCCTGATGGAAAGCCAGATTTTGAAGCCATTATCTATACTCAAGATTAAAAAACCCAATCTCTCAGTGTTTCACATGAGAAATTGGGTTTATTTACTCAACAATTGCGCCCGATTGTTGATTTTTATTTTGCTAAAATACGCATTAACACATCCACATCTGGCAACCCATACTCTTCATCCACCTCATCCTGAATAAGAAGACTGTTGATGATGGTAAAATACCAGGACAACATCTTTCGGGGTTCCCCTTGCGAAAATCCCCCCGATTCCTGCCCTTTAACGAAGACAGGAACCAACAGATCAATCAGAACATTCGTAGAATGTTCTTCAAAGATCTGA
Proteins encoded in this window:
- a CDS encoding DJ-1/PfpI family protein; its protein translation is MSKKVLIVTGDAVEALEIFYPYYRCLEEGFDVTIASPSVKKLQTVSHDFIEGMETYVEKPAYGIDSQVAFANVNPSQYDGLIIPGGRAPEYIRLEESLPKIVRHFFEENKPVGAICHAAQVLTIVPDLMKGREYTAYIACKPDVTACGATYIDETLHTHQNLVSGHAWPDLPGFMREFINLLK
- a CDS encoding recombinase family protein; translated protein: MLIGYARVSTGLQNLNLQTDALTQHGCTKIYHDKMSGTKKQRPGLEEALQYAREGDTIVVWRLDRLGRNMQDLIQIVNSLNERGVGFHSLQENLTMDKSNATGQLMFHLFAAFAEFERNLIEERSVAGRAAAKARGRLGGRPEKHGPKDIEMMKALIESGTPIKDVAEKWGVSRTTIYRYLEKQ
- a CDS encoding DHH family phosphoesterase codes for the protein MYKLLSHNDLDGVGCGILAKLSFGEQVKVRYNSISGLNREVEWFLENEGKDTFLFITDLSVSEENEKRLEEFFQAGGKVKLIDHHKTALRYNDYKWGHVVVEGEEGKLTSATSLLYEFLISHQLMEPSDATAEFVELVRQYDTWEWEKNENHHAQRLNALFFLLSIDQFEEKMISRLQTSDHFYFDEFETKILDMEENKIDRYIRRKRRELVQTEVGGLFVGVVYAESYHSELGNELGKENPHLDYIAILNIGGKRMGFRTIHDHIDVSDVAAQFGGGGHAKASGCTLTEDAYKQFVIDTYHLEPLPEDAKKNRYNVKESTFGTMYKNRSDEIYLIYPLENGEWGIEKNKTITEQTHPSFEEAEKFLKRKYSAWLVQDDNFVRNLMEEVKKAK